Proteins encoded in a region of the Carassius carassius chromosome 49, fCarCar2.1, whole genome shotgun sequence genome:
- the LOC132132342 gene encoding uncharacterized protein LOC132132342, giving the protein MDQGWKRLPLLVVFLFWRNADGLKSSAYSDAHRGWGQPSDARSHHAVQSSMSEVHVTGTLPVEEVGSSLFPAKPLKSKSKWNLPQFVKGGSSSYLSMSHAQAAPSSSVSLPLSRNQQSSSSLAFSGSTVPGVAGGLRLETQYAASGSGPVSTLRESSSYPAQLGVSGQSTSDALHVSSSQETQSAFSQSTSVLSSQKQYSAASQVSSGAHFGASTGLLPQRMSSSSSGSVQSPGTTSQFALGSYPNAVSVSLSSPQAGPSTVPGPQKQLTSTYTGSSGTQAGSSTPFTLHGSPAYGSRQPQGTTSLSAPGSPSSYAGLSHSSPQGVASQSSSQKRLTSIYQVSSGAQLGASTGLFPQRMSSSSSGSVQSPGTTSQFAFGSYPYAASVSLSSPQSGPSTVPGPQKQLTSTYTGSSGTQAGSSTPFTLHGSPAYGSRQPQGTTSLSAPGSPSSYAGLSQSSPQGVASQFSSQKRLTSIYQVSSGAQVGASTGLLPQRRSSSSSGSVQSPGTTGQFALGSYPYATSVSLSSLQAGPSTVPGPQKQLTSTYSGTQAGSSTPFTLHGSPAYGSRQPQGTTSLSAPGSPSSYAGLSHSSPQGVASQSSSQKRLTSIYQVSSGAQLGASTGSLPQRMSSSSSGSVQSPGTTSQFAFGSYPYAASVSLSSPQSGPSTVPGPQKQLTSTYTGSSGTQAGSSTPFTLHGSPAYGESSQLQDMSHFAASSPYGSLYCKCSLSPQGVDHPSTVQSSQKQFTSSYGTQSGSSPFTLQGSVTFDGSQPQGVASQSVHGSLKQLPSTFVGSSGTQAGSSTAILRGGTTYGGSSKP; this is encoded by the exons ATGGATCAAGGTTGGAAAAG GTTACCCTTGCTAGTAGTCTTCCTGTTTTGGAGGAATGCTGATGGACTTAAAA GTAGCGCATATTCAGATGCCCATCGTGGGTGGGGTCAGCCTTCTGATGCTCGTTCCCATCATGCAGTTCAGTCTTCCATGTCAGAGGTCCATGTGACTGGGACTTTGCCTGTTGAAGAAGTGGGCTCCAGTTTGTTCCCTGCTAAGCCCCTGAAAAGCAAGTCGAAATGGAATCTACCTCAGTTTGTCAAAGGTGGTTCCAGCAGCTATCTATCAATGTCCCATGCCCAAGCTGCTCCAAGCAGCTCTGTTTCCTTGCCTCTGTCCCGGAATCAACAGTCTTCAAGCAGTTTGGCGTTCTCTGGATCAACTGTTCCAGGTGTTGCTGGGGGACTACGTTTGGAGACCCAATATGCTGCAAGTGGTTCTGGACCAGTTTCTACCCTAAGAGAGAGTAGTAGCTATCCTGCCCAGCTTGGTGTTTCTGGCCAATCCACCAGTGATGCTTTGCATGTGTCAAGCTCCCAGGAAACCCAAAGTGCTTTCAGTCAGTCCACCAGTGTCTTGAGTTCCCAGAAGCAATATAGTGCTGCCTCCCAGGTCAGCTCTGGGGCTCACTTTGGGGCCTCTACTGGTTTGCTCCCACAGAGAATGAGCAGCTCTTCCAGTGGTTCTGTCCAGTCTCCAGGTACCACAAGTCAGTTTGCCCTTGGGTCTTACCCAAATGCTGTAAGTGTGTCACTGTCCTCCCCACAAGCTGGTCCATCTACTGTTCCGGGTCCTCAGAAGCAGCTGACCTCTACCTACACTGGCAGCTCTGGCACCCAGGCAGGATCCTCTACTCCCTTCACCCTGCATGGAAGCCCTGCTTATGGATCACGTCAGCCTCAAGGTACCACAAGTCTGTCTGCCCCTGGGTCTCCATCCTCATATGCAGGTTTATCCCATTCCTCACCCCAAGGTGTTGCCAGTCAATCTAGTTCACAGAAGCGGCTTACCTCCATCTACCAGGTCAGCTCTGGGGCTCAGCTTGGGGCCTCTACTGGTTTGTTCCCTCAGAGAATGAGCAGCTCTTCCAGTGGTTCTGTCCAGTCTCCAGGTACCACAAGTCAGTTTGCCTTTGGGTCTTACCCATATGCTGCAAGTGTGTCACTGTCCTCCCCACAATCTGGTCCGTCTACTGTTCCGGGTCCTCAGAAGCAGCTGACCTCTACCTACACTGGCAGCTCTGGCACCCAGGCAGGATCCTCTACTCCCTTCACCCTGCATGGAAGCCCTGCTTATGGATCACGTCAGCCTCAAGGTACCACAAGTCTGTCTGCCCCTGGGTCTCCATCCTCATATGCAGGTTTATCCCAGTCCTCACCCCAAGGTGTTGCCAGTCAATTTAGTTCACAGAAGCGGCTTACCTCCATCTACCAGGTCAGCTCTGGGGCTCAGGTTGGGGCCTCTACTGGTTTGCTCCCTCAGAGAAGGAGCAGCTCTTCCAGTGGTTCTGTCCAGTCTCCGGGTACCACAGGTCAGTTTGCCCTTGGGTCTTACCCATATGCTACAAGTGTGTCACTGTCCTCCCTACAAGCTGGTCCATCTACTGTTCCGGGTCCTCAGAAGCAGCTGACCTCTACCTACTCTGGCACCCAGGCAGGATCCTCTACTCCCTTCACCCTGCATGGAAGCCCTGCTTATGGATCACGTCAGCCTCAAGGTACCACAAGTCTGTCTGCCCCTGGGTCTCCATCCTCATATGCAGGTTTATCCCATTCCTCACCCCAAGGTGTTGCCAGTCAATCTAGTTCACAGAAGCGGCTTACCTCCATCTACCAGGTCAGCTCTGGGGCTCAGCTTGGGGCCTCTACTGGTTCGCTCCCTCAGAGAATGAGCAGCTCTTCCAGTGGTTCTGTCCAGTCTCCAGGTACCACAAGTCAGTTTGCCTTTGGGTCTTACCCATATGCTGCAAGTGTGTCACTGTCCTCCCCACAATCTGGTCCGTCTACTGTTCCGGGTCCTCAGAAGCAGCTGACCTCTACCTACACTGGCAGCTCTGGCACTCAGGCAGGATCCTCTACTCCCTTCACCCTGCATGGAAGCCCTGCTTATGGTGAATCGAGTCAACTTCAAGACATGAGTCACTTTGCTGCTAGCAGTCCATATGGAAGCTTGTACTGCAAATGTTCATTGTCACCTCAAGGTGTAGACCATCCCTCTACTGTTCAGAGTTCACAAAAGCAGTTTACCTCCAGCTATGGAACCCAGTCAGGGTCTTCACCATTTACCTTGCAAGGAAGTGTCACTTTTGATGGCTCACAGCCTCAAGGTGTTGCCAGTCAATCTGTTCATGGCTCTCTGAAGCAGCTTCCATCCACCTTCGTAGGCAGCTCTGGAACCCAGGCAGGGTCCTCTACTGCTATCCTGCGGGGAGGCACTACTTATGGTGGATCATCTAAGCCTTAA